A single region of the Cloacibacillus sp. genome encodes:
- the cas8c gene encoding type I-C CRISPR-associated protein Cas8c/Csd1, with product MILQALADYYIRESKRKQSRIAPYGMEKKEIKFIIEIDENGDFVNLIDTRTDGKNGKIILVPKSIGRSGSNSWQTANLLWDHYGYVLGQSQLNKDNINASGQKESFIAKLESLPEELKENREISAVRKFYKGDGVRKVLEHQNWPKCHKIPGCNLTFQLDDESVPVTENVELRRWLSTQNEEQENFDDKTGKIIGRCLVTGEVGEIARTHSKVRIGGNQATLVGFQKDSGYDSYGKEQGYNAPISQKAQFYYVTALNTLLNSEYNRMNLGDVVLLFWTAPKILTDETAEKAEKGVKLMCSSLKDNANLGTENVKNIFESIFTGKIPSDVGDRFYILGLSPNKARISVVFWKNGSIKEIAQNILQYFKDIEIIKNSEWRDITFRDILSSSEYKGKVENVPPNMIPALIYSVFNGMPYPSALFGHIMERVRAERNPTVSRVAFIKAYLNRKYKNIKGVEIIMGLDRENVLPAYRLGRLFAVLEKIQEEANPGINATIRDRFYGAMSSCPASVFPILIRLMNHHLGKLSVERKNKLESEITEIFSSLQPEVMPKHLYLEEQGYFAIGYYHERQYLYPQKEN from the coding sequence ATGATATTACAGGCGCTCGCGGACTATTACATTAGAGAATCTAAAAGAAAACAAAGCCGTATAGCCCCCTACGGTATGGAGAAAAAAGAGATCAAGTTCATTATTGAAATTGATGAAAATGGCGATTTTGTTAATTTGATAGACACGCGAACTGACGGTAAAAATGGCAAAATAATTCTTGTGCCAAAATCAATAGGCAGATCCGGCTCTAACAGCTGGCAGACAGCCAACCTGCTGTGGGACCATTATGGATATGTTCTGGGACAGTCTCAGCTTAACAAAGATAATATCAATGCGTCGGGACAGAAGGAGTCTTTTATCGCCAAGCTCGAGTCTTTGCCGGAAGAGTTAAAAGAGAACAGGGAGATCTCTGCCGTCAGGAAGTTCTATAAAGGGGATGGCGTTCGAAAGGTCTTAGAGCATCAGAACTGGCCAAAGTGCCATAAGATACCCGGGTGTAATCTCACTTTTCAGCTTGACGATGAAAGCGTACCTGTGACAGAAAATGTTGAACTTCGCAGATGGCTATCCACTCAAAATGAAGAGCAGGAAAATTTTGACGACAAGACGGGGAAGATAATTGGAAGATGTCTCGTCACCGGAGAAGTCGGTGAAATTGCCAGAACGCATTCTAAAGTGAGGATTGGCGGAAATCAGGCTACTCTTGTAGGATTCCAAAAAGACAGCGGTTATGATTCATATGGCAAAGAGCAAGGATATAACGCACCGATATCTCAAAAGGCGCAGTTCTATTATGTTACAGCTTTAAACACGCTTTTAAATTCAGAGTATAACCGGATGAACCTGGGAGACGTGGTGTTGCTCTTCTGGACGGCTCCTAAAATTCTTACTGACGAGACGGCGGAAAAGGCTGAAAAGGGCGTTAAGCTTATGTGTAGTTCTCTCAAAGACAACGCCAATCTGGGGACTGAAAATGTAAAAAATATTTTTGAATCAATTTTTACCGGTAAAATTCCAAGTGATGTTGGAGACCGTTTTTACATTCTCGGTCTGTCTCCAAACAAAGCCAGGATCAGTGTAGTTTTTTGGAAAAACGGCAGCATTAAAGAAATAGCACAAAACATTCTCCAATACTTCAAAGACATAGAAATTATTAAAAATTCAGAATGGAGGGATATTACATTTAGGGATATTTTATCTTCTTCGGAATATAAGGGGAAAGTTGAAAATGTTCCGCCGAACATGATACCGGCTTTGATATACTCCGTGTTTAACGGTATGCCATATCCATCGGCGCTCTTTGGCCACATTATGGAAAGGGTACGGGCGGAAAGAAATCCCACTGTTTCGCGAGTTGCATTTATTAAGGCGTATCTGAATCGAAAATATAAAAATATAAAAGGAGTTGAAATAATAATGGGCCTCGACAGGGAAAATGTACTCCCAGCCTACAGGCTGGGGCGGCTCTTTGCCGTTCTTGAAAAAATTCAGGAGGAGGCGAATCCCGGGATCAACGCAACGATACGCGACCGGTTCTACGGTGCAATGTCCTCATGCCCGGCCTCCGTTTTTCCCATCTTGATAAGGCTTATGAATCATCATCTGGGAAAGCTCTCGGTGGAACGTAAAAATAAATTAGAGAGTGAAATCACGGAAATATTCTCATCATTGCAGCCGGAGGTGATGCCAAAGCACCTTTACCTGGAGGAACAGGGATATTTTGCCATCGGGTATTACCACGAACGTCAGTATCTATATCCACAAAAAGAAAATTAA
- the cas7c gene encoding type I-C CRISPR-associated protein Cas7/Csd2 yields the protein MSELKNKYDFMFFFDVKDGNPNGDPDAGNLPRIDAETGDGLVTDVCIKRKIRNYFQTVSPDKYGFDIFVKEKAVLNNMIGAMYDEQNGGRVPTTPTESQEFEDKTQAGMCRKYFDIRAFGAVMSTGNKEEAEGSSDAAESLEEEKGDKKKKGAGKGKIVKKAGQVRGPVQFTFSRSVEPVIAQEHAITRMAVTNEKDIEKERTMGRKFTIPYGLYCGYGFISPQLAGKTRFTEEDLQELWKAMENMFEFDHSAARGLMSLRKLIVFKHDSALGDRPAQELFDRVKCERATEGPARSFSDYIINVDGKSNKKVFEEIPAKS from the coding sequence ATGAGTGAACTTAAAAATAAATACGATTTTATGTTCTTTTTTGATGTTAAGGACGGTAATCCAAACGGTGATCCCGACGCGGGAAATCTTCCGCGCATTGACGCCGAAACTGGCGATGGACTTGTAACGGATGTCTGTATCAAAAGAAAGATACGCAATTATTTCCAGACGGTATCGCCAGATAAGTATGGTTTTGACATTTTTGTAAAGGAAAAGGCCGTCTTAAATAACATGATCGGGGCAATGTACGATGAACAAAACGGCGGCAGGGTTCCCACAACTCCGACCGAAAGCCAGGAATTTGAAGATAAGACGCAGGCTGGGATGTGCAGGAAATATTTTGACATACGGGCTTTTGGCGCGGTGATGAGCACCGGAAATAAAGAAGAGGCAGAGGGTTCTTCCGATGCGGCTGAATCATTAGAGGAAGAAAAAGGCGATAAGAAGAAAAAGGGAGCGGGAAAGGGGAAAATAGTTAAAAAAGCCGGACAGGTGAGAGGGCCTGTGCAGTTTACCTTTTCCAGATCCGTTGAACCAGTTATCGCGCAAGAACACGCAATCACCCGAATGGCCGTGACGAATGAAAAGGACATAGAGAAGGAACGTACAATGGGACGTAAATTTACCATTCCCTACGGCCTCTATTGCGGATACGGTTTTATTTCGCCGCAGCTTGCAGGAAAAACAAGATTCACAGAAGAAGATCTGCAGGAGCTCTGGAAGGCGATGGAAAATATGTTTGAATTTGATCATTCAGCGGCGCGGGGACTGATGAGCCTTAGGAAACTGATTGTCTTCAAACATGATTCAGCGCTAGGTGACAGACCTGCGCAAGAGCTTTTTGACAGAGTAAAATGTGAACGTGCCACAGAAGGTCCTGCTCGCAGCTTCAGTGATTATATAATCAACGTAGATGGAAAATCCAATAAAAAGGTATTTGAAGAGATCCCGGCGAAATCGTAA
- the cas4 gene encoding CRISPR-associated protein Cas4: MYADDDLLLISGLQHLAFCERQWMLIHVEQLWAENLLTIEGDHLHTNVHQIGSESRGEVKLATGLQLRSSELGLYGIADMVEFYRDDENGVIIPSFKDKTKRWRPYPVEYKRGRRRWDIADEVQMCAQAICLEEMLCCSITEGAIFYGEPKRRTKIALTEELRSEVAAKCNRARLLASGAETPAYTPGKQCKNCSMREHCMPEETHLADRSRKYLDNIFKQKC; this comes from the coding sequence ATGTACGCCGATGATGATCTCCTTCTGATATCAGGTCTGCAGCATCTGGCCTTCTGCGAAAGGCAGTGGATGCTCATTCATGTCGAACAGCTATGGGCCGAGAATCTTCTTACCATCGAGGGAGATCATCTGCACACGAATGTGCACCAGATCGGGAGTGAAAGCCGTGGCGAGGTCAAACTCGCCACGGGTCTCCAGCTCCGTTCGTCGGAGCTTGGCCTTTACGGCATAGCGGATATGGTTGAATTCTATCGCGACGACGAAAATGGCGTCATCATACCAAGCTTTAAAGATAAGACAAAAAGATGGAGGCCGTATCCCGTAGAATACAAACGCGGGCGCAGACGTTGGGATATCGCGGACGAAGTGCAGATGTGCGCACAGGCTATTTGCCTTGAGGAGATGTTGTGCTGCTCTATTACAGAGGGCGCTATCTTTTATGGTGAACCAAAGAGAAGAACAAAAATAGCACTTACTGAGGAGCTGCGCAGTGAAGTTGCCGCAAAATGCAACAGGGCGCGCCTTTTGGCCTCCGGCGCGGAGACACCGGCCTATACGCCTGGAAAACAATGTAAAAATTGTTCTATGCGGGAGCATTGCATGCCAGAAGAAACTCATTTGGCGGACAGATCGCGGAAATATTTAGACAATATATTTAAGCAGAAATGTTGA
- the cas1c gene encoding type I-C CRISPR-associated endonuclease Cas1c, translating to MKRLLNSLFVMTQGAWLSQKGENIIVHLNKEESRAFPIHIFDSVLCFGQVSVTPPLMGVCAEHGVSISFFTEYGKFLASVHGPVSGNVLLRKEQYRISDSPQRSASIVRSLLAAKISNSRVVLQRFLRDHPQGGTIEKFFRENIGQLEGYLAQLRDKDNIEEMRGIEGISARLYFDLFDKLIIQQNDDFKFTERNRRPPRDRVNAMLSFVYTLLTNDVKSALHGVGLDPAVGFLHKDRPGRASLALDMMEEFRSWWADRFVLSLINLKQVKGSGFTFSESGAVIMTEEARKTVISEWQSRKQDEVIHPYTGEKILIGQLPHLQAMLLARHIRGDMQEYPPYIWK from the coding sequence ATGAAAAGATTGCTGAACAGCCTCTTTGTAATGACCCAGGGAGCGTGGCTTTCCCAAAAAGGAGAAAACATAATAGTTCACCTGAATAAAGAGGAAAGCCGTGCCTTCCCGATTCACATATTTGACTCTGTGCTGTGTTTCGGGCAGGTAAGCGTGACACCGCCGCTTATGGGGGTTTGTGCTGAGCATGGAGTGTCAATCTCTTTCTTCACTGAATATGGGAAATTTTTGGCTTCGGTTCATGGTCCTGTCAGTGGAAATGTCCTCCTTCGCAAAGAGCAATATCGTATATCAGACTCACCGCAGCGCAGCGCCAGCATCGTACGGAGCCTTCTTGCGGCAAAAATAAGCAACAGCCGTGTTGTCCTCCAACGTTTCTTACGGGATCATCCGCAGGGTGGTACTATAGAAAAATTTTTTAGGGAGAATATCGGCCAGCTTGAAGGGTATCTTGCGCAGCTTCGCGACAAAGACAACATAGAAGAGATGCGTGGGATAGAGGGGATATCGGCAAGGCTCTACTTTGATCTGTTTGATAAACTCATAATACAGCAGAATGACGACTTTAAATTCACAGAAAGAAACAGACGCCCGCCAAGGGACAGGGTGAATGCGATGCTCTCTTTCGTCTACACACTCCTTACAAACGACGTAAAATCAGCGCTGCATGGCGTTGGGCTGGATCCCGCCGTAGGTTTTTTGCACAAAGACAGGCCCGGGCGCGCAAGCTTGGCTCTTGATATGATGGAAGAGTTCAGGAGTTGGTGGGCTGACAGATTTGTACTCTCCCTCATAAACCTTAAGCAGGTCAAGGGCTCAGGGTTCACATTTTCAGAAAGTGGAGCCGTTATCATGACCGAGGAGGCGCGCAAAACGGTGATATCCGAGTGGCAGTCACGCAAACAGGACGAAGTGATTCATCCATATACTGGTGAAAAAATTCTGATAGGCCAGCTGCCTCATCTTCAGGCTATGCTGCTTGCACGGCACATACGCGGCGATATGCAGGAATACCCGCCATATATCTGGAAGTAG
- the cas2 gene encoding CRISPR-associated endonuclease Cas2: MLVVVSYDVNVSSEGGAKRLRKIAKLCENHGQRVQFSVFECLVDPVQWSELKFQLEKSIDNQKDSLRYYFLGANWQRRVEHVGVKEPYDPQGLLLL; the protein is encoded by the coding sequence ATGCTCGTTGTGGTAAGCTATGACGTCAATGTCAGCAGTGAAGGCGGTGCGAAGCGTCTAAGGAAAATCGCCAAACTCTGTGAAAACCATGGACAGAGAGTCCAGTTCTCTGTCTTTGAATGTCTGGTTGACCCGGTACAATGGTCCGAGTTAAAATTTCAGTTAGAGAAGAGCATTGATAATCAGAAAGATAGCCTAAGATATTACTTTTTGGGAGCAAACTGGCAAAGAAGAGTAGAACATGTCGGAGTGAAAGAACCATATGATCCTCAAGGATTGCTTTTGCTGTAA